A single genomic interval of Cucumis sativus cultivar 9930 chromosome 5, Cucumber_9930_V3, whole genome shotgun sequence harbors:
- the LOC116403760 gene encoding uncharacterized protein LOC116403760: protein MPKEREVVCESTSALPMGMKLILRYAEKIMEKDSSITIPLPVGIFGVSRKTSVLREDIIDLCNMNEVKTFTLVAYMTYLYSSVLGSKENIQYVFVDPSLTSAGHSQESRVRNLCSRLMVSKINEIVLAPFNPG from the exons ATGCCTAAGGAAAGAGAGGTTGTCTGTGAGTCGACGTCAGCTTTGCCAATGGGAATGAAGTTGATTCTCAGATACGCTGAGAAGATAATGGAGAAAGATTCTAGTATCACTATTCCACTACCTGTTGGGATTTTTGGTGTTAGTCGAAAGACTTCTGTTCTCCGAGAGGACATCATTGATCTTTGTAACATGAATGAGGTCAAAACATTTACATTGGTGGCCTATATGAC gtaCTTGTATTCATCTGTTCTTGGTTCGAAGGAAAATATACAGTACGTCTTTGTAGATCCATCCCTCACCTCTGCCGGACACTCGCAAGAATCTCGAGTTCGAAACTTATGCAGTAGATTGATGGTCTCAAAGATTAACGAAATAGTTCTTGCTCCTTTTAATCCTGGGTAA